The Podospora pseudocomata strain CBS 415.72m chromosome 1 map unlocalized CBS415.72m_1, whole genome shotgun sequence genome has a segment encoding these proteins:
- the RPL37B gene encoding 60S ribosomal protein L37B (EggNog:ENOG503P54H; COG:J) has protein sequence MTKGTSSFGKRHNKTHGICRRCGRRSMHNQKHTCASCGYPAAKTRKYNWSEKAKRRKVTGTGRMRYLSTVSRKFKNGFQTGVPKGSRGPNTASE, from the exons atga CGAAGGGTACCTCCAGCTTTGGCAAGCG CCACAACAAGACCCACGGGATCTGCAGACGCTGCGG TCGCCGTTCCATGCACAACCAGAAGCACACCTGCGCTTCGTGCGGCTACCCCGCTGCTAAGACCCGCAAGT ACAACTGGTCCGAGAAGGCTAAGCGCAGAAAGGTCACCGGCACCGGCCGCATGAGATACCTCAGCACCGTCTCCAGAAAGTTCAAGAACGGCTTCCAGACTGGTGTCCCCAAGGGCTCGCGGGGTCCCAACACCGCTTCCGAGTAA
- the CYT20 gene encoding Valine--tRNA ligase, mitochondrial (EggNog:ENOG503NXM3; COG:J), whose amino-acid sequence MLSSSWRLVSSKRNSLLKASLASFRPEPRTYHSSAYRLSKMADEAVKAPAPATTPAAAPDAPPPKKNEAKEKAKAEKAAKFAAKQAAAKLKQQQQAGDKPAEAPKPKAKKAETPVLPPYKDETAAGEKKKIQPFDHPHFSAYNPQAVESSWYSWWEKSGYFKPQEPRTPDAGKFVIALPPPNVTGALHCGHALANSLQDTLIRWNRMKGLSTLWVPGCDHAGIATQSVVEKMLYKREKKTRHDLGREEFTKRVWEWKGEYHERINNAQRLMGGSMDWSREAFTMDENLTAAVMEAFVTLHDEGLIYRSNRLVNWSTHLRTALSTLEVINKDITGRTMIDVPGYDRKVEFGVLTYFKYPIEGSDEFITVATTRPETMLGDSGIAVSPGDARYAHLVGKHARHPFTQRLMPIVEDSYVDPEFGTGAVKLTPAHDFNDYKLGVAHKLEFINVLTEDGLINENGAMFQGQKRFNARYTVVEELTRLGLFVKKEPNAMVIPICERSGDVIEPRMAPQWWVKMEDMAKDAMRVVESGEIKISPESARKSYFQWLNNITDWCISRQLWWGHRIPAYRIVLEGEDSEETDKATWVVGRNAEEAKAKAAEKAAELFPGKNYTLEQDPDCLDTWFSSGLWPMAILGWPNTEKDDFKKFFPTELLESGWDILFFWIARMIMLSLKLTGKVPFTEVYCHSLIRDAEGRKMSKSLGNVIDPLDIINGIKLEDLHAKLLTGNLRSDEVERATKYQKQSFPGGIPECGADALRFTLLSYTTGGGDINFDIRVMAAYRRFCNKVWQASKYVLGNLGDSFKPDAQLDLAALSVPERWIVHRTNAAVKGINEALTNRQFSTATRLVYSLFYDDFCDIFVENSKGMLGPDADPAQANSVRQVLYFVLDTCLRLLHPMLPFITEELWQRLPRKAGDETPSILLAPYPEADQALEFPAESADYELGLKCASGIRSLAAEYNIRDGRAFIVASTPAALEKVSAQLNAIKTLSGRSIASTEVIEESATPKGCAVSVVNAEIVVLLQVSDQITDIAAEIKKITTKLQKTTVAITKQEELINREGFEKVSDVVVTAEKKKLADAQAAKENYERTLAEFSKLKL is encoded by the exons ATGCTGAGCTCGTCGTGGCGACTGGTTAGTTCGAAACGGAACTCGCTGCTTAAAGCATCCTTGGCTTCTTTCCGTCCAGAACCTCGAACTTATCACTCCTCAGCGTACCGACTATCCAAAATGGCCGACGAAGCTGTTAAAGCCCCCGCGCCGGCGACCACACCGGCCGCCGCTCCCGATGCGCCTCCGCCAAAGAAAAATG aggccaaggagaaggccaaagCCGAAAAGGCTGCCAAATTCGCTGCGAAGCAAGCTGCCGCCAAGCtgaagcaacagcaacaagccgGTGACAAGCCTGCCGAAGCCCCGAAGcccaaggcgaagaaggccgagacTCCTGTCCTTCCCCCCTACAAGGACGAGACCGCAGctggcgagaagaagaagatccAGCCCTTCGATCACCCGCACTTCTCAGCATACAACCCCCAGGCCGTCGAGTCGTCATGGTATTCatggtgggagaagagcGGCTACTTCAAGCCTCAAGAGCCCCGAACCCCTGATGCTGGCAAATTCGTCATTGCCCTGCCGCCCCCGAACGTCACTGGTGCGCTTCACTGCGGCCATGCTCTCGCCAACTCTCTCCAAGATACACTTATTCGATGGAACCGGATGAAGGGCCTCAGCACACTCTGGGTCCCGGGTTGCGATCACGCCGGTATCGCCACTCAGTCCGTTGTCGAAAAGATGCTGtacaagagagagaagaagacgcgCCACGATCTCGGCCGCGAGGAGTTCACAAAGCGCGTGTgggagtggaagggggaaTACCATGAGCGCATCAACAATGCCCAGAGACTCATGGGTGGCTCCATGGACTGGAGCCGCGAGGCCTTCACCATGGACGAGAACCTGACTGCCGCCGTTATGGAGGCGTTTGTCACTCTTCACGATGAGGGTCTCATCTACAGGTCCAACCGCTTGGTTAACTGGTCCACTCATCTTCGCACCGCCCTCAGCACCTTGGAGGTCATCAACAAGGATATCACCGGGCGCACCATGATTGACGTGCCCGGCTATGACAGAAAGGTTGAGTTCGGTGTCCTCACATACTTCAAGTACCCAATTGAGGGGTCAGACGAGTTCATCACTGTTGCCACCACACGTCCCGAGACAATGTTGGGCGATAGCGGTATCGCTGTCAGCCCCGGTGATGCCCGCTACGCACACCTTGTCGGAAAGCACGCCCGTCATCCCTTCACCCAGAGGTTGATGCCCATCGTCGAGGATTCCTACGTTGACCCAGAATTCGGCACTGGTGCTGTCAAGCTCACCCCCGCGCACGACTTTAACGATTACAAGCTCGGGGTCGCCCACAAGCTTGAGTTCATCAACGTCCTTACCGAAGACGGCTTGATCAACGAGAACGGCGCTATGTTCCAGGGCCAGAAGAGATTCAACGCCCGTTACACGGTTGTCGAGGAGTTGACTAGGCTTGGCTTGTTCGTCAAGAAGGAGCCCAACGCCATGGTTATCCCCATTTGCGAGCGCAGTGGGGATGTTATCGAGCCTCGCATGGCGCCTCAGTGGtgggtgaagatggaggacATGGCCAAGGATGCCATGAGAGTCGTTGAGAGTGGTGAGATCAAGATCAGCCCGGAGAGTGCCCGCAAGAGCTACTTCCAATggctcaacaacatcaccgaCTGGTGCATTTCCAGACAGTTGTGGTGGGGCCACCGTATCCCGGCGTACCGTATTGTCCTTGAAGGCGAGGACAGCGAGGAGACAGACAAGGCCACCTGGGTTGTTGGCAGAAATGCCGAagaggccaaggccaaggccgccgagaaggctgccgagcTGTTCCCCGGCAAGAACTACACCCTCGAGCAAGACCCTGACTGCCTCGACACCTGGTTCAGCTCCGGCTTGTGGCCCATGGCTATCTTGGGCTGGCCCAACACGGAGAAGGATGATTTCAAGAAGTTCTTCCCCACCGAGCTGCTCGAATCCGGCTGGGATATTCTGTTCTTCTGGATTGCCAGAATGATCATGCTCTCCCTGAAGTTGACGGGCAAGGTTCCCTTCACTGAGGTGTACTGCCACTCGTTGATCCGCGACGCCGAAGGGCGGAAGATGAGCAAGAGTTTGGGTAATGTCATTGACCCGTTGGACATCATCAATGGTATCAAGCTCGAGGACCTTCACGCGAAGCTCTTGACAGGTAATCTCAGGTCTGACGAGGTTGAGCGTGCCACCAAGTACCAGAAGCAATCGTTCCCTGGCGGCATCCCAGAGTGCGGCGCTGATGCTCTGCGTTTCACGCTTCTCTCGTACACCACCGGTGGTGGCGACATCAACTTCGACATCCGCGTCATGGCGGCCTACCGCAGATTCTGCAACAAGGTTTGGCAAGCTTCCAAGTACGTGTTGGGCAACCTTGGCGATTCCTTCAAGCCTGATGCCCAGCTTGACCTCGCGGCTCTGTCGGTCCCAGAGCGCTGGATTGTTCACCGTACCAACGCGGCCGTCAAGGGCATCAACGAGGCTCTCACGAACAGGCAATTCTCCACTGCCACCAGGCTCGTGTACTCGCTCTTCTA TGATGACTTCTGCGACATCTTCGTTGAGAACAGCAAGGGCATGCTGGGCCCAGATGCGGACCCTGCCCAAGCCAACTCTGTCCGCCAAGTCCTCTACTTTGTTCTTGATACGTGCCTGCGTCTACTGCACCCTATGCTTCCCTTCATCACCGAGGAGCTCTGGCAGCGTCTGCCACGGAAGGCTGGAGATGAGACTCCTTCCATCCTCCTGGCGCCGTATCCCGAGGCTGACCAGGCTCTCGAGTTCCCCGCTGAGAGCGCAGACTACGAGCTTGGTCTCAAGTGCGCTAGCGGTATCAGATCGTTGGCTGCTGAATACAACATTCGTGATGGCCGTGCTTTCATCGTGGCTTCTACTCCTGCCGccttggagaaggtgagCGCGCagctcaacgccatcaagacCCTCTCCGGCAGGAGCATTGCTTCCACCGAGGTTATTGAGGAGTCCGCCACCCCCAAGGGCTGCGCTGTTAGTGTCGTGAACGCCGAGATTGTTGTTCTTCTCCAGGTCAGCGACCAAATCACAGATATTGCagccgagatcaagaagatcaccaccaagctTCAGAAGACCACCGTCGCAATTaccaagcaggaggagctgaTCAACCGCGAGGGCTTCGAAAAGGTCAGTGATGTTGTCGTAAcagctgagaagaagaagcttgccGATGCACAGGCGGCCAAGGAGAACTACGAGCGGACGCTCGCCGAGTTCAGCAAACTCAAGCTCTaa
- a CDS encoding uncharacterized protein (EggNog:ENOG503NTX3; COG:S), producing MASSSGESPQRRKWFSRNSSNGEGSVEKKGPTRWTMGILEDKETIEVPGSVLLLAPDHNEPLGLRNAPARTSHSSIPVGVLRQVTEPPPPAEDPKKKTKDGKIILDPQPDDSANDPLNWPVWRRDSSLLSLGLYCLVGGGMTPILAAGFTDVASDYGVDVHTVSLTTGLYMMGMGLGSVVFSPTAILWGKRPVYLFSSVLFILTSVWCALSPNFASLVVARILQGVSVSPVECLPSATIAEIFFLHERAFRIGIYTLLLLGGKNLVPLVSAAIIQKLGWRWVFWIVAIIVGFCSVLLFLFVPESFWDRAPHRRKKSRPNFFRRFSSRHDVAHPGAHATPAVTPAPQSPITEAVPSPEPPKAATRAQVGFAPEPEYLDSEPRERASQDIQRPPTAQAPPAVSESEKPVSDGPASRTPHDTDSESLSSSRSGREAYTTVLRGAPPKSFVQQLKPFNGRLNKDKWHKAAVRPLILLSYPAVLWSSIVYACSVGWLIVISESMAVIYREEVYDFDALQTGLVYISPFIGGVLGTAVAGRVSDVIVKAMARRNGGLYEPEFRLIMALPVAITTVIGLMGFGWSAEVRDHWMVPTAFFGIISFGCCLGSTTSITFCVDSYRQYAGEALVTLNFCVHLDWCHSAYPAAVHHPDVYLWQAGAHVDGAEEFYGEVLGEHRAEKAGEASCQLSKGWTQEIGVRLFFFFFSIFFFGGFFLAFF from the exons ATGGCAAGCAGCTCGGGGGAATCACCGCAGCGGCGAAAATGGTTTTCGCGCAATTCATCCAATGGGGAGGGTTCCGTTGAAAAAAAGGGCCCAACAAGATGGACGATGGGAATCCTGGAAGACAAGGAGACGATCGAGGTTCCAG GCTCCGTTCTCTTGCTGGCCCCTGATCACAACGAGCCGCTCGGCTTGAGGAACGCACCCGCAAGAACATCTCATTCCTCTATTCCTGTCGGTGTCCTTCGCCAGGTCACCGaaccaccgcctccggcAGAGgaccccaagaagaagaccaaggaTGGGAAAATCATCTTGGATCCTCAGCCTGATGATTCGGCCAATGATCCCCTGAACTGGCCGGTATGGCGAAGAGACTCTTCGCTTCTCTCTCTCGGGCTCTACTGCCTCGTTGGTGGAGGCATGACGCCCATCCTGGCCGCCGGGTTCACCGACGTTGCCAGCGATTATGGGGTAGATGTTCACACCGTCTCCCTCACGACAGGTCTGTACATGATGGGTATGGGTCTGGGCTCCGTTGTGTTCTCTCCAACTGCCATCTTGTGGGGAAAGCGGCCAGTCTACCTGTTCAGTTCCGTCCTGTTCATTTTGACTTCGGTTTGGTGTGCCTTGTCACCAAACTTCGCCTCGTTGGTGGTTGCCCGTATCCTCCAGGGTGTCTCCGTCAGCCCTGTCGAATGTCTTCCTTCCGCCACCATTGCCGAAATCTTCTTCCTTCACGAGCGCGCATTCCGCATCGGTATCTACACTCTGTTGTTGCTCGGTGGGAAGAATCTGGTTCCTTTGGTCAGCGCTGCCATTATTCAAAAGTTGGGATGGCGATGGGTGTTTTG GATCgttgccatcatcgtcggGTTCTGCTCGGTcctcttgtttctttttgtccCCGAATCTTTCTGGGACCGTGCTCCGCATCGCAGAAAGAAGTCCAGACCAAACTTCTTCCGCCGCTTCTCCTCGAGACACGATGTGGCTCACCCGGGGGCTCATGCCACCCCGGCTGTCACGCCTGCTCCGCAATCACCAATCACGGAAGCTGTGCCTTCACCCGAGCCTCCGAAAGCCGCGACCAGGGCGCAAGTCGGTTTCGCTCCGGAGCCCGAGTACCTAGATTCGGAGCCCCGCGAGAGAGCATCGCAAGACATCCAACGACCCCCAACTGCCCAAGCCCCTCCTGCGGTTTCAGAGTCGGAAAAGCCGGTCTCCGACGGCCCAGCCTCGAGAACTCCTCACGACACCGATAGTGAGTCGCTTTCGAGCTCTCGGTCCGGGCGAGAGGCGTACACGACCGTCTTGCGCGGCGCACCCCCGAAATCTTTTGTTCAGCAGCTCAAACCCTTCAATGGCCGCCTCAACAAGGACAAGTGGCACAAGGCTGCCGTCCGGCCTCTGATTCTTCTGTCGTATCCTGCCGTGTTGTGGTCATCAATCGTGTACGCGTGCTCGGTCGGATGGCTTATCGTGATATCAGAATCTATGGCCGTGATATACCGAGAGGAAGTCTACGACTTTGACGCCCTTCAGACCGGTCTCGTCTACATCTCTCCTTTTATCGGTGGTGTCCTCGGAACTGCCGTGGCAGGCAGAGTCTCGGATGTCATTGTGAAGGCGATGGCGAGACGCAACGGTGGACTTTACGAACCCGAGTTCAGACTCATCATGGCTCTCCCCGTGGCCATCACCACGGTTATCGGCCTGATGGGTTTCGGCTGGTCGGCCGAGGTGAGAGATCACTGGATGGTGCCGACGGCATTCTTTGGCATAATTTCCTTTGGGTGCTGTTTGggatcaacaaccagcaTCACCTTCTGCGTCGACAGCTACAGACAGTATGCCGGCGAGGCCCTTGTCACGCTCAACTTTT GTGTACATTTGGATTGGTGTCATTCAGCTTatcctgctgctgttcaCCATCCCGATGTATATCTATGGCAAGCGGGCGCGCATGTGGACGGTGCGGAAGAATTTTATGGAGAGGTTCTAGGAGAGCATCGAGCGGAGAAAGCAGGAGAGGCTTCATGTCAACTTTCAAAAGGTTGGACACAGGAAATCGGAGTgagacttttttttttctttttctctatctttttttttgggggtttttttttggcgttTTTTTAA
- a CDS encoding uncharacterized protein (COG:O; EggNog:ENOG503NZJC) yields MRPPRIAILVLFFSASLFLVCRAISSLRHPNAAPAVTPLTTRKSSFRSFFSFTAPFSLFPPNAAISLFDDNSTFFAARPAAFGPILPADGLSGQLWIGSGFAEDHLQEGEVGGELGCSDLPGWEDGRPKLSIKTTVHGSAASKSGPVALNTKSTKRDPLGAGIPADGKSSERRHDGTDDYLHQELDQTRSPYSEGSVVSASSHADIQSMQETAEITGKITLLSRGGCGFLEKVKWAQRRGAIGVIVGDNVKGGPLIQMFARGNVDNVTIPSIFTSQTTAMLLSSLAQPGSFIEDILDENGNPILKVQHSSKPGVNKQTKAADTGAGHRPKSGPHAQGVKTASFQDASAPAVKKSRSTRRSWISRLFFWGDSGSKGSEQSRPPSSGRLNWVAADEWSDESIRLLQSSADKVNKNGAGGRASSEEDKSPGDGFQIGVQDWRDPDLVRSSEEDEEDRPAPENQSTNKESSGLRGGSITPGSGEYVPGDSHGHRSGKSGSSSESSSGLIYKLFGDDAKEQSAAEESSRPTPESLGNKDDGNVREGLWVTITPAGSASPFFDTLLVLVISPLITLTVVYTLLILRAKYRRRRWRAPKAVVDRLPVRTYRTVAPSPSQSSRTPSPNSSSPTTPLLQGNSRSRPRSRTTTGVPEPSDLLRADNALQAGRSSSPDNTRVHGASQWKKYMGRQSECVICLEEYVDGVSKVMSLPCGHEFHVDCITPWLTTRRRTCPICKNDIVKSLARGSPSSPHYEPYHDDSEYTHPEPSSFVNSNSGSYSSNHLSDVEEGREALARVQREIHEVRWYDFMAHLLRGEPGQAFLNRHENRRFAADDREESRL; encoded by the exons ATGCGACCTCCACGGATCGCGATACTagttcttttcttctccgcGTCGCTCTTCCTCGTGTGCAGGGCCATCAGTTCCCTCCGCCATCCCAACGCCGCCCCCGCCGTGACACCATTGACGACCCGGAAATCGTCATTCcggagcttcttctccttcactGCGCCGTTCTCGCTCTTCCCTCCCAATGCTGCTATAAGCCTGTTCGATGATAATAGTACCTTCTTTGCTGCGCGACCGGCTGCCTTTGGGCCCATCCTCCCTGCCGACGGCCTGAGCGGGCAACTATGGATAGGAAGTGGATTTGCTGAAGATCATCTCcaagagggcgaggttgggggCGAGCTCGGCTGCAGCGATCTCCCGggctgggaggatgggagacCTAAACTGTCGATCAAAACCACTGTACATGGATCCGCAGCCTCAAAGTCAGGGCCCGTTGCACTGAACACCAAAAGTACAAAGCGTGATCCTTTGGGCGCAGGGATTCCAGCGGACGGAAAATCTTCAGAAAGGCGTCACGATGGGACCGACGACTACCTTCACCAGGAACTTGACCAGACTCGCAGCCCCTACAGCGAAGGCTCGGTGGTCTCGGCGTCAAGTCATGCCGATATCCAATCCATGCAGGAGACGGCAGAAATTACGGGCAAGATCACATTGCTGAGCagaggtggttgtgggtTCCTGGAGAAGGTCAAGTGGGCGCAGCGCCGCGGTGCGATCGGGGTGATTGTTGGAGATAATGTGAAAGGGGGTCCGTTGATCCAGATGTTTGCGAGGGGCAATGTCGATAATGTCACAATCCCCTCGATTTTCACATCGCAGACGACCGCCATGCTACTGTCATCACTCGCGCAACCAGGCAGTTTCATCGAAGATATTCTGGACGAGAACGGAAACCCGATCTTGAAAGTACAGCACTCCAGCAAGCCTGGGGTCAATAAGCAAACCAAAGCGGCCGATACAGGTGCGGGCCATAGACCCAAATCTGGCCCTCACGCCCAGGGGGTCAAAACTGCGTCGTTCCAGGATGCCTCGGCCCCTGCGGTCAAGAAGTCACGCTCGACACGCAGGAGCTGGATCTCCCGTCTGTTCTTCTGGGGGGATAGTGGAAGCAAAGGGTCAGAGCAGAGCCGGCCGCCAAGCAGTGGTCGTCTGAACTGGGTCGCAGCTGACGAGTGGAGCGACGAAAGCATCAGACTCCTCCAATCAAGTGCGGATAAGGTTAACAAGAATGGAGCGGGTGGTCGTGCGTCCTCTGAGGAGGACAAGTCGCCGGGTGATGGTTTTCAGATAGGTGTACAAGACTGGCGTGACCCCGATCTTGTTAGGTCttccgaggaggacgaggaagatcGGCCGGCGCCGGAAAACCAGTCCACCAACAAGGAGTCTAGTGGTTTGAGAGGTGGCAGTATCACGCCAGGTAGTGGCGAGTATGTCCCTGGAGACTCACATGGCCATCGTTCTGGAAAGTCTGGTTCTTCCTCGGAAAGCTCCAGTGGGCTTATTTATAAGCTCTTCGGGGATGACGCTAAAGAGCAATCTGCCGCAGAGGAGAGCTCAAGACCGACGCCGGAAAGCTTGGGGAACAAAGACGATGGCAATGTGCGGGAAGGCTTATGGGTCACGATCACTCCTGCCGGCAGTGCCAGTCCATTCTTTGACACCCTGTTGGTCCTGGTGATCAGCCCCTTGATTACCCTCACGGTTGTGTACACGCTTCTTATCTTGCGAGCTAAGTACAGAaggcggagatggagagCACCCAAGGCTGTGGTCGATCGGTTGCCGGTACGGACCTACCGCACAGTTGCGCCATCGCCCAGCCAATCATCCAGGACGCCGTCGCCCAACAGCTCCTCACCTACAACACCCCTGTTGCAAGGAAATTCGAGATCGCGGCCCCGGTCTCGGACCACCACTGGCGTGCCTGAGCCTTCGGATCTTTTGAGGGCTGATAACGCTTTGCAGGCCGGGCGATCATCCTCACCAGACAACACCCGGGTGCATGGTGCCAGTCAATGGAAGAAGTACATGGGAAGACAGAGCGAATGTGTGATTTGCTTGGAGGAATACGTGGACGGCGTCAGCAAGGTCATGAGCTTGCCTTGTGGCCATGAGTTCCATGTGGACTGCAT CACACCATGGCTCACTACCAGACGGAGAACTTGCCCGATATGCAAAAATGATATCGTCAAGTCTCTGGCTCGTGGTTCGCCATCAAGCCCACACTACGAGCCGTATCATGACGACAGCGAGTACACTCATCCTGAACCTTCCAGCTTCGTGAACTCCAACAGTGGATCGTATTCCTCCAACCACTTGTCAGACGTggaggaaggaagagagGCTCTTGCGCGAGTACAGAGAGAGATACATGAGGTGAGATGGTATGACTTCATGGCGCACCTACTAAGGGGCGAGCCCGGACAGGCATTTTTGAATCGGCACGAGAACCGGCGTTTTGCGGCCGACGACCGTGAAGAGAGCCGCCTGTAA
- a CDS encoding uncharacterized protein (EggNog:ENOG503P1VN), with the protein MSTTTPHLLEPYLSLPRETSLIVLSSILGASTNWLLARYIHSYLKTPSVEGEPEVAVLLASFLRDYPFFQQTFSKLSLDLDSEARKGRFAFVDGLTGLFLPSQRPGGRLQDGDDLRAVQRQIGDALAGLDAGRKRRVVLVLDQPDFLVASTSAGGGEGAGIVVRDVILDLREKVHSCVVTVSADDPLVHPPVAPTPLETNHSWFVLSLLHEADMLCALRLLDTGTAKDVSGVVRITSSRDGETEDREYLYKVGGHGGAKVFERGQ; encoded by the exons ATGTcgaccacaaccccccaccttTTGGAACCCTACCTCTCCCTGCCCCGGGAAACCTCCCTCATTGTTCTCAGCTCCATCCTCGGCGCATCGACAAACTGGCTTCTGGCGCGGTACATCCACTCCTACCTCAAAACCCCCAGCGTCGAAGGCGAGCCAGAAGTCGCCGTATTGCTGGCGTCCTTCCTCCGAGACTACCCCTTCTTCCAGCAGACCTTCTCCAAGCTCTCGCTCGACCTCGACTCCGAAGCCCGAAAGGGCAGGTTCGCGTTTGTGGATGGGTTGACGGGCTTGTTTCTCCCGTCCCAGCGGCCCGGGGGGAGGTTgcaggatggggatgatctCCGGGCGGTTCAGAGACAGATCGGAGATGCCCTGGCGGGCTTGGAtgcggggaggaagaggagggtggtgctggtgctggacCAGCCGGATTTCTTGGTTGCGAGTACTAgtgctggcggtggggaaggggcagGGATCGTGGTGAGGGATGTCATCTTGGATCTGAGAGAG AAGGTCCACAGCTGCGTCGTTACCGTGTCAGCCGACGACCCTCTCGTTCACCCTCCTGTCGCTCCCACACCCCTCGAGACGAACCACTCCTGGTTTGTGCTGTCACTGCTTCACGAGGCGGACATGCTGTGCGCCCTGAGGCTGCTGGACACTGGCACAGCAAAGGATGTCagtggggtggtgaggatcACCAGTTCGAGGGATGGCGAGACGGAGGACAGAGAGTATCTTTACAAGGTTGGGGGGCATGGCGGTGCCAAGGTCTTCGAGAGGGGGCAGTAG